In the genome of Pangasianodon hypophthalmus isolate fPanHyp1 chromosome 24, fPanHyp1.pri, whole genome shotgun sequence, the window acagtatatacaatattttacagacaaatacacacacattcataagcaacacatacaaacataagctgacacacacaacaatctacTATAACATTATATTATGCATCCTAATAGTGATAAACACTGCTTCATTAAAATTTggctaaattaattaattagctacAGTTATTTTTCCTATTAGAAACCTCTACTTCAGAGACTGCTTAGCTCTGCTGAGAGTGAAACAGCAGTAAGTCACTTTGGTTTGTCAGAGGCCTAATCAAAAACAGTATAGGACACTtcgtattattatatattaccttattattattattattattattattttacaacaaAATGGCTTAGAATCTTTgtaaaatagtatttttaaaaacagatgaaTGTCTTTGCCAAATTTTAAAACAGTAGTGTCAACAATTATAATGTTGTTATGACAGACACCAATCATATATAGCAGCACATAGAAAGTATCCTTGTCAGGAAAATTATGGCCTGTGGAGGCACataatgatgatataatatcaaaaataaataaataggtagTTTGACTCCGATTCTGGATGAACACAATTAAAAGACACCACAAGTTACATGAATTATCCAATTAGAGCTACAATAATTACTTCCAATCTGGTATATTTTGAAACTGATTTGATAAAGACTTCCAATCTCCAGTCCATGGTTATATTTAAAGTAATTATTTTAAGGTCAGTAGTACCTGTATAATTGTGAATAAGTGTACAGTAACAACCTTTAACAAACTTATAATAAACTTCATGAACTCATGTTGGTTTAGACTCACCAGATGGACAATCTACATGTTTAAGATGGTCTTTCTAAACCTCAGGGTCACCAAAACCTACACTGTTAATGACGCctaggtgtaaaaaaaaaatatgaaaattaaatcTCATTGAAGCACAGTGTTGTGTCGTTAaagggttttttatttatttattatttttttgttgttttaagtGGAgtttgtttgattatttgtcAAGATTATTTGTCtgagagtgagtgacagttaaACAAAGGAGAGGCACAGTTTCTAAAGGCCAATAGTATTTCCAGATATGGGTTCATGTGTATAGGATGTTGTGAAAAGCTTCTTTTACCATTTGaccttacacacacgcacacacacacacacacaattttaacaTATTTGCTACAATTACTCCAATAAAGCAATGTTAAAAGTCCTCGACAATATGTGTAAAAGAGCaggaatgtgatttttttttttagatttagcTCCAAGTAAATTATTTTCACTTACTGCATTTGATATGTATGTGCATTAATACTTTTTTGCACTGGTATGAAACACTTTTGAGGTGagttaatgtaaatgtttgtgtgacaGTATCTTGTTAAACTGTGGAgaatctattttatttattcagcagtTATACTTCCTATACACACAAGCATTAGGACATTTTATGGTCAATAAGTCATATGctgattaattaataatcaatCATACAGCTATAGTGAGtcctaataaacaaaataactgCTGACTCTAACCATATTTTTCTTTCAGCTCCTATGATCTGTATGATAGCTGTGATATAGCTGCATAGTTCTCCCAGTCCTGCTCATCATGTTCAGTTAAGGGCTCTCTTAGGGATGCTCATTAAGAGTTTTTTAAGCATCTTAATAAAAGGAGGCATTCATATTTACACTTCTATCAGTACCAGCTTCCAGCATCATACCATCAGCATACTGTATGAGACTTGCAGGCTGCTTAAAAATAGAGAGACAATAATGCGATCTGTAGTACCATACATGTAACACAGAGTGTTAGGAAATTGATTCACAATCCTCCTGGGCTTCTGATCTTTAACTGTATGTTTAGATTTAAATGCATCACTCATTTCAGCCATTCATAACCGCAATGCCCTCAGACATAATATGACTCACATTATCACTCACGTCTGCTTAAGCTTAAGCATTTACTTCTGCAAATTCCATTACCGTAATcatatttctcatatttctgtctttttctcttcttctagTTCATGATTTAGCTTTTCAAAATGGAAAAGGATGCCTCAAACAATGTAAAAATGGATAGGAGATACATGGGCTGAGTGAAGCTGTTGACTTCCTACATCAGGACATTGGACCTTGTGTCCGGGAGCCGCAGTCCCACCAGACCGCCACACACCAGCACAGAGGATGCCAGCAGGATCGGGATGGCTTTAGTAATACTGACCAGAGAGCCAAAGATCAGGTTCCCCAGCACTGCTGCCAGCTTACACAAGGCGTTACAGAAGCCGAAGCCAGTCCCTCTAAACGTAAGAAAGAGACCAAAGCATTGCATTCTAGTCTGTTGCATTAACATTATGAGGTAATGGTGTTCATGCTGGTCTACATGTTAGTGTGAGAGGTCAACAGTGAAGCAAGAGAGATTGCAATGGTGGTACATTAACAGTATGTTGTAATAGTATTTATACTGGCACATGTGAGTGTGCTGTAAGCTTGTGTGTTCCTGTTCCATACATACCTCCTATCAGTGGGATATAGCTCTACTGTGACCACATCCAGTGAGTTCCAGGCAGAGATACTGAGGCCATTGTAAAGACACAGCATTCCGATCATCATGGCCTCACTTGTGCCAAACCACAGAAAGAAGCAGCTGATCCCAGAAAGTATCATGGAGAATCCTGTGagcacacagaacacacagaaaTCATGTTTGGTGGAGATTAAATTTCTGATTTTACCTGTGATAcacttgtttcatttttaaaaaagtagctTATATACTTGCATCTTGATAGAAGCCtataaatcataatcataatgaGTTTTCATACACATGTGCTTATTACATAATTTGTTTTATATGAAATGTCAGCTTTTAACTTAAACAAATATATCACTTATACACTAAACTATACCATTACGATGTGATACTCTCGAGCGCACACCTTTTGCGCGTTAACATGTATCTACCTAGAAACGTGCATATAGTGCACTTGTGAAGCTTTCCTCTAAAAGGTAATTATGATCCAATTACGTTCCTTAAATCTTCCTTACAGGTACAAAAGATAAGGGTACCATCCTAGCAACATCCTAGCACTCTAATTTTATGAGAGTGTAAGATTAGGAATGTACCATTCTGATATTGTGACGCAGCTTCAATGGTCTAAGATGATGCATCAGTATCAGACTGTATATTGGATTTTCTAATATACTACATATTTTATTCCATGAATGTGTATGATACTGATGGATACAATACAGATCTTGCATATGAACATAACACAATAGCTGTCTTTAATTTCACataattttcaaataaaagcattCAGAGTGTTGCGCAGTTACTTAAAGCATGTCAGTATCAGCTCAGAATTGCACATTATCCAATGCTCAGAGCTctgatatcaatattatattgaaaatagaaaaatgtggACCCCTAGATAAGCTGTAATCAAACAAATGTTTCTCTTACCCAGCATGGATAAGCGTCCTGTTTTATCCATGAGCAGTGCGGACACAATGTTTCCTGGTAGCACAGCCAGCGTCCCCAGGAAGTTGACAAAGTAGACCCAGTAGGCGCTGTAGTCATGATCAAACGTCATCTGACAACCCGTTTTGTTATGAGCAAACGTGCTGTTTGTGACTTTCGTGTTTATGAGTTTGGACTCGTCAATATCTGTGCATGAAGATTTATAACAAGTCAATTCCATTCAAATTCTGGATACACAGATGATACTTATTCTGGCTATCAAATTGCTGTCTtatgacatttaacatttaacaatctaataaataatacacctataatatactatatatagtctatatatataatagtcTATAATATACTATAGTCTTATCTAACCACTAAAACTACATTAGAAAATTTTAGTTTGGTCCAGTGAGGACTGTTTTCAAACTTTTTCCCTGTAAATTTACCTGTGTCAGAGAAGGAAGTATCAATAATAGTGCAATTTCGGAAGAATGAGCCCACAGTCGTCACATCTTCAAAGTAGCAGCTTTGAAACGTGGTGTTGATGAAAGTCACTGACTTGAATTTCATACCTATGAATCTGCGCAAACGATAAAAAGACGAAAACTTCAGACACTATCCATAGTAATAtggattatataataatataatcaaatCTGTGTCAAATAGCTGACATTAGCAATATTTCAGTAATCAACTGTCACAAATCCCCCTTCTCAGCACATGTTGCATTGCCTAGAGCAACAAGCAGTGccttcatgtcatttttttgtgttttgataaATCTCATAGTATAGTATCATATGTTACCAAACCTTTGTCTCCATGTACCTCGTTCTTGTTTCTCACTGACCGATGAACAGAGATGTGCCTGTGATTACCCTGCCTCCCTGTGCTTTGAACACAATTCTTTCCGTAATACATCAAATTTATTATCTTTAATGAGGCTAGTGTACCTGTCGTTGATGAACACACCATTGATGTGTATCTGGTTCTCTAATGTGAAGTTGAATGTGAAGTCCTCAGTTTGCTCATTAATGTGCCTCTTCACTTTAGAAGCATACTCATCAGCCTGAAGGTGCTTGATCACATCAGGGAACCACACAGACAAGCCATAGTACCTGCAAAAATTTGACAGGAAAAGGTACACAGAAAATGTAATCTGTAGGCTTTCCatcactcaaacacactttaACGTTCCCTGAGAATGCCTATAAGACTAAATGCTTACCCGAATGACAACGTAAACCACACAATGGCCAGCTTTATAGTATTATCTTTCACTGGATAATTGAAACACTTCATGAGGGTTAGCCAGATCTGTGAAAGAAAATAGTTATAGATATGTGAATTAGATCCAAACATGATATAAAAAACGATCCAGCTGAATTAAAGGTAAACCAGTCAGTCATTCTCACCCCATAAAGTTCTGTCTTCACTCGGAAAATAACTTTGGAGACAAGGTTACTGGTCTCTGGGTGCAATTCCACAAACTCATCGATCTGCTTTGGGATTTTAATTCTATTTAcctacaaacagaaaaaaaaatagagaaccAAATGTTTAGTTGTTTCTTCCAGcttttttgaaaatataatacatatacattatagaaacttttgcttatttttatgaaggatgccaataattctggagggcactgtaCATATTTGGTTATGTACATGCAACTTTCATTGTGGCCTGTTTTCACTGACAGAGTAATAATTTTTACACAGTAATATTtcaagattttaattttttttgtatttcgtGCACATTATACTAAATGTAAAGTAAGAACTGTGAATATTATTATGACAGTGAGCTTGATAATAATATTCACAGTTCTTACTTTACATTTagtataatgtaaaataagaaCTGTGAATATTATTATGACAGTGAGCTTAATATCCacatctggtgtgtgtgtgtgtgtgtgtgtgttaagcctTGATAAAAGCTGTCGTCTCTCTTTACGTCTTTCTGCGTATCTGTGAATGACACGAAACCTCTGAAAGCTCACATAACAAGGCAGCAGACGGCCACCAGCACATTTTAGCAATGTCATCATGCTAAAACACTTAATCGTCAGCTCAACTCACAGTGAAGACTTTTTCCGGTTGTCCGCGTGCTCTCATGTTGGTGTCATGGATCTGCTTGAGGATCATCCAGGCCTCGTCGTGCTTCCCCACCTGAGGGGATTAGTGGGATTAAACACTAGCATGTGCTGGTTGACTTAACTTCAAAGATAGCTGTTTTCCTTTATAAGATTATTTCTATAGACTTTATACTGTATGGTGCATTGAACTGCAGCATAAAGACAAGATGTGAAACTTAGAGTCACGATATGCAATACTTTGACACATTTATAAAAGGATGTTATTCAtggttataccacagtgctggaAGGTTTGTTTTAACACaattgttctaatatgttagcattctatggtaacaacttatACAGAGACTGTTTaacacataaacagataaaaaatgtgtgtaattgtggatatggtgatgttttctgtgaggagacgtcaACATTtctagaaggagtctccagtgtcagcgctatgtaacagtcagaggtaaagctgtaactttacttcttttctgacatgggaaagtcttcaggtcgGGGGGTTTTGTGGTTACTAGGTAAAATGATGAgatgcattttttgtcttattaatttcaatggagagatagagaggctggtgatgacacaactgtttatagctgctgtaacctaagtgataacaggaactaacttgttctgtGGATGTTGCATGACAATTATTATTCCTAAGGAATGAAAAGTAGGAGGAATGAAACTTACTTACTGTTATTGGAATTTTTTCAATAACAgaacatcatgttttattcctaaaatAAAAGATCCATAGTGTGCACCATACAGTGCACAACGTTCCCTACCTCTAGGTAGAATCTTGGACTTTCTGGCATGAAGGTGAGAGCCACCACAGAGCAGACACATGGCAGAGCACACACCACTACAAATACCCTCCAGCTGTGGAACTGATATGCTGAACCCATGCTGAAGCTCCATCCTGAatatagaaaatgcacaaaaaagtaatataacaaaatgaaataacataggctttaaaggaacattttacttacacagtacattacagtaaatctaaaataaaatacactggtaccactttacaataacagtacatgaataattaTGCACTAAtgcctgaattaatacttacttaaatatgaactaatgatgagttaaggcatgtactaatcacaaATTAATGAAGAGTACATCATTGTCAGACTAAAACACCGGAAAATAATCTTACATAacaaactttttgtttttaacacactGGTAATTGTTAATAGATAATAGCATccagtaaatgaataaatattactgTATTAATTTCACCCTTGTGGGTAAAGGAGCAATGCCCTGAGACAGGGGAATTTGAAGAGAAATGCAAAATGGGTTGAGATGAAATTGGTGTTGATTAGTAGTGCCTTCCTTTCTACGTTCGATAAAGAGGATCAGTGTAAATTAGGAAAGTAATCCAGGGCCATCCAATGATGTTTGTGTACGCAGCTGCATATGGCAAATTATATAgacaatttgaaattatgcacatttaattcatattccTTCTTATAGAGCAGGTTTGACTTAGTTTACCCCgatgtgttaattaatacattaactaacaaacatgtCCTAACATGTACTTGAGTTGGTCATTGCTAACGCATGAATTTATAACTCACATCGTAGTTACGGTTAGTTCAATAGTTTCAGTTAGTACATTAGTttgtgattagtacatgccttaactcatgattatttcatatttaagtaaatactaattcaggtattagtgcatgattattcatgtactgttattgtaaaatggTACCagtacatttatgtatttatacagAGCAACAGCTGAGCAATTCAAGGTCAAGATCCAAGTGTCTTGGAATTTGAATTCCCAACCTTCCTGTCATCACAAGGACCTTTAATTATAGCTggtacacaaataaacaaatttattattcCAAATAGGCTCCAACCTTTGCTATATGACATCATCCTTGAACTGCGATAAATCATGGCACGCTATCTGAAGAAATTGTTTTATGATTTGGAAAACTTTAAAGGTAAAATCCTACAACGGAtagtttctctttcagaaacaGTTCCAAATACAACATCTTTCAACAGCAGGGACCATAAATCATCCAAACAAGCTTTGAGGAAACCTGTGTGGACACGGTGATGTCTAGTGATTTCACATTGATCTGTTGACTCACATGTGAGTGACATATCCTGTCATTTTGATACATGAAAGGAGTTCTAGCAGAGGCATAGCTACAGGACAGAGCAGAAGGGTAGTATTGTGAAGACTGATCACCTAAATCCATGCAATTATTCCTGGAACTGCTGGAAAATCTTCAGTGGAGCAACATCTGCTGTATCTCATTAGCATGTCTGTGACTCATTatagtttaaataaatgtacGTTGATTTCAGTCAGAATGAAGAGAATTTTCCTATCAAGaatttaaaagagaaagagaaaacaagaagagaaggaaaagaggaagTAGGCCAGTGATAAGTAATGGATATAAAGACAAATGGGAATGAGACAAATGGGATGAGAACCCTAAGCCAAAAAGTTATTTTCCATTATCTACCATTAGCCTTGGCACCTAGACCTTTTTTATTGTCTCAGGTATGAGTAGATTAGTGTAAACGTGCATATCAGGGTGACCTCAGAGACATTCATGGTTAATTAACTGAATCTTCTACAGAAAATATCCACAATAGGGGTCATTAAAATGAGAACGTAATTAACATTCTCAGTGGCCACTCTGTTCCTGCATATGGAGGGAAAATGCGGCAGCAGGCAGCATGCGGTGAACAGAGACAGGTTAATGTGATGTATTTTTGAATTAGAGGGGTGCTTTTTTCTGCTCTCACTTATTTAATTCACTCCACAGGGACTTCCTTGTTAATTTTGCACACCATGTCAACTGCTCACATTTGAAGTGTCTGAGTCAAACGCCAGAGCATTTGGAAGTAAAATTCaacaaattcaacaaaaaaatgtgtactGCTTACATAGTCAGAGAGATATGTGGGGAGTTTCTGTTTactaaatgtatatattaaaaataagttGAAGGTACAGTGTGTAATGTCTTTCTCAgcatgttactatagaaaaaaataactatattctataaaactataaaaagacgtaagtaaaaaaaacattgtagccctacttaatatttaatggcacattaattttgaaaaaatacactctatataataataatatcaataataataataataaatgcgttaataaataaataaatacacttataaatacacaatattaCAATTTGTTGTGGTAATATTGTGGTATAAaggatgcttttgtttttccacacagaAGAAGGTGCTTAGGTCAAATGTTGAATTATATCCAAAATTAAATATGACTGTACATTAAATATGTATGTTGattgtattaatataaaaagcTGTTCGATGGTCAGATATGAGGATGCCCAAATGAGTGCTGAGCTCTTCATCCAACAGGGGGCACAATAACACCCAAAAAGTAAACACAGCATCAGATCTCAGAATCAATCAAAAACCACAAATCTCTAAGGGCATGTCTTAAATCCATCCCCTTGTTCCATTTGTAGTGAtataaacaagtgtgtgtgtgtgtgtgtgtgtgtgtgtgtatacctatTTATATCACTACAAGAAATTTGTTATCTGTATCCCAGATTTCACTCCAAATTaaaccatgattttttttacagcaacaatggtaacatttttaataaggtATTTCAAGATGTCTATATTATTGTGTACTTTTCTCATGCCTCAAGTGTTAACTTACATTCCGTTCCGAAAATTTCAAATTCCCCTTCTGcatctcaaccagaagtaaagttatCCTTCTAAAttctgttaaaaacatttattccaACTCCACTGACAGAGGCTCTGCCTACCTCTGTTTCTCACTTTGATCATctacatcagtctctgtctcattaCCTGAGGCGAAGGTCAGACGTGTTAAAATATACTTATATAGTTGATGTCCCTGAAAGCCACTCAGCAACGCGGGGTCAAACCTTACACtggtgttaataaataattagtaaTCACTTGATCTTTCTGTggctctttttgtttttaacacattatttgtCCTTGCATCACAAATTCATCCTCCACACACTTTtgaactgtattttatttcttggAAAATTACTACAACAGAAACCCACTGATGTGTGGGAGTTGaaggggtgttttttttttttttttttttttccggggCTGAGGGGAGGTAAAGCAAGGAAATGTTGAGCTCTGAATAAATCCAATGACATATTCAAACGAGTCTTTGATAAATTATACATGGATGGATTAGTGTGGGTGTTGAACACACAGGGGGTGATGGATGATGGGACGTTTTAAGCTTGGTGTTTTATGAATAGTGTAGTCTGTAttgaaagaaatagagagaaaacaaatgacCACATGTATCATctttgtgcatatgtgtgtacatatatatatgtgttgcTATAATTCCCTTCTATCTGAGGCAGCAGCAGGCAGACCCAGACAGCTCATGTTTCACGATGTTATTGGAAATCCCATTACATGGATTATGTACATAATTGACTGAATATATGGATGACTGAGTTTGCAGCAGGCATcttaacaaaattttttttttaataatacatgATCGAGAGGTAATTCAGCTCATGCCAACACACTGCTGCCTGAAATTCATCAGCACTCTTGCTCTCTTTTGCTATTTCTCACAATAATGTAGTAAATTGACCAAACAGTGTACACTATAcagtcaaaagtatgtggacacctgaccatcacctccACATGCGCTTGCTGAACAATCCAATACCATGTGCATTAATCTGAAGGTGCTCCCCCTTTGCGGCTATAAAAGCCTCCACTTTTCTATATATACTATTTCCTTGGCATGttgttaacaaaaataaatattgtgatacacattgttcataaaaatgttccttttaaaaatgtctcCAAGAATTGCGATGTGATATGTTGCCATGTCAAGCAACCTACTCAgagctaatgaaaaaaaaaaaaaaacagttgcacTATCCTCCCTCCACTCCCTCCAAAAAGCAGACCGCAGTGAACATTTTAGCAAAAGAATcttcagctgtttctgtagacacaaatgtttttttcatttccagGCACCATTTTTACATGTGCCTGTATTTGTGTTCATCCACACAATTGTGGGTGTGCAGATGATGACAACAAGGGTGTCTATGTGCACTCGCAGACATGTGTGTACATAGGCAAGTGAATGATGCAGCACAGACCTAAAGCATGAAGACAGATAGTTAATACTTTATATTCGCTCAGTTTGTAAGGCAGTTTAAGCTGCTCCAGTTGCTGCCTGTGTTATTCAGACAGCGTCGCATAGCTTGGCAGAGGTGAAGAACCAGCAGGGAGAATGTAATGGACTGTTTAAGAAAAATTAAGTGGTTAACACATAACCATCCATCACCAGCATACCCCTGGGTGCTAGCGAGATATCTTGCCATTCAGGGAGCTTGCCTTTACACTGCTGCGGGATACTGCTCCATTTCTGCTGATCGCAAAAGCAAGTGGGATGAGTTGTAGCATGCTTGGCACGTAGTTGAACCCGGGTGCATTATAGGCAGTGGAGGGAtgaacaaaagagagagagaacacaaagGAATacgaagagaaaaagagagcattTGAGCTCAGCTTAACCAACAGTGACAAAACTATCACTACATGCTTACTTCTGACTGGTCATTTTTTTGACTGACCCCCCAGCATCCTGAATGGTAACGACACAGCCTTATACACTATAATATTCAAATCCGACTAACTGTGGGTTCATAAATCATCCTCTGTCTGCACAATGCTTCACTAAACAAGGAGAAAAGGTCATTACTCTTGAATTATTGTAAACCAACACAAATACTATtaataaaagaagaatgcaCATAAGCCAGCAATCAGGCTGAATGTCTCTTTGTCTCATACACAATCTGCCTGATACTTTAGTTTTTCCTCTGATGAGTGCAGCTTATTCCCAGCATTGAAATCCTCATACATCATAGTGTTTTGCCTCCTCCCACAGGAACGCCTTCATCCTTTAAATATCCTGCAGCGTGCTTGGCACCCATTAATCACTTAACCTAAAGCgctgcagctacacacacacacacacacacacacacacacacacacacacttacaccc includes:
- the sv2ca gene encoding synaptic vesicle glycoprotein 2Ca produces the protein MDDTDPRDHLSLIKGAKDMVREAKRQAAKKVNTVVDRASDEYSHSRAYHRFQDEDDGEYYDPPQGNYTGDHANDEEGSSDATEGHDDEDEIYEGEYQGIPSESGHRDGHVALGQPVADGLKDRRELESERQADEEELAQQYELIIQECGHGRFQWQLYFTLGLALMSDGVEVFVVGFVLPSAETDMCMPDSSSGWLGSIVYLGMMVGALFWGGMADKVGRRQCLLICMSMNGFFAFLSSFVQGYGFFLLCRMIAGFGIGGTVPIVFSYYAEVLAREKRGEHLSWLCMFWMIGEIYASAMAWAIIPHYGWSFSMGSAYQFHSWRVFVVVCALPCVCSVVALTFMPESPRFYLEVGKHDEAWMILKQIHDTNMRARGQPEKVFTVNRIKIPKQIDEFVELHPETSNLVSKVIFRVKTELYGIWLTLMKCFNYPVKDNTIKLAIVWFTLSFGYYGLSVWFPDVIKHLQADEYASKVKRHINEQTEDFTFNFTLENQIHINGVFINDRFIGMKFKSVTFINTTFQSCYFEDVTTVGSFFRNCTIIDTSFSDTDIDESKLINTKVTNSTFAHNKTGCQMTFDHDYSAYWVYFVNFLGTLAVLPGNIVSALLMDKTGRLSMLGFSMILSGISCFFLWFGTSEAMMIGMLCLYNGLSISAWNSLDVVTVELYPTDRRGTGFGFCNALCKLAAVLGNLIFGSLVSITKAIPILLASSVLVCGGLVGLRLPDTRSNVLM